TCGGGAGGCGGCAGTTAACATTGACAGCACCTGCCGCCATGCCTTAAGAACCGCCCCGTCCCGGGCGGTCGGTCCGCCAGCGGGAAAAATCTCATTTTGCCACATTCGCGCGTGCCGAAACGGTAGTGTCGAACACGGCCTTTCGAACGTTCAGGATTCTGCCATGAAGGTCCGTAACTCGCTGAAATCGCTGCGCGGTCGCCATCGCGCCAACCGCCTGGTCCGCCGCAAGGGCCGGGTCTATGTGATCAACAAGGTGCAGCGCCGTTTCAAGGCACGTCAGGGCTGATCTCGCCCTGCCGGACGCCCGCGCGCCCGCAAGACCACGATCTCACACGAGTTTGACGCCGCCCTGCTTTGCAAGGGCGGCTTTGCGCGTTTAGACTTCGGCCATGGCTTTGAGATTCCCGCATCCGCGCACCCTGTGTCTGGCACTTGTGCTGGGAAGTGTCGGCCTCGCTCCAGCTCTGGCGCAGCAGGTCGAGCCGCCCGGCAAGCAGAAGAAGCTTCCCGAGGCACCGGCCAAGCTGCCCAAGGTCGATCGCAGCAAGAATCTCGAGTTTCTGTTCGGCGCGCTGAAGGCGGCACCCGACGAGGCCAGCGCCAAGCATGTCGAAGCGCGGATCTGGGCAATCTGGATCCAGACCCCGAGCGACACTGCGGCGCTGCTGATGGCGCGCGCCAAGACCGCGGTCGACGCCAAGAAGATCGAGGTCGCGATCAAGCTGCTGGATTCGGTCATCAAGCTCAGGCCCGACTACATCGAGGCCTGGAACCGGCGCGCCACGCTCTATTACATGCAGAACGACTATGGCCGTTCGCTCGCCGATATCCAGCAAGTGCTGGTCCGGGAGCCGCGCCATTTCGGCGCGCTCGCAGGCCTCGGCATGATCATGCAGGAGGTCGGCGACGAGAAGCGCGCGCTCGAGGCCTATCGCAAGGCACTCGCGGTCAACCCGCACCTCGAAAAGATCCCCGACCAGGTCAAGGCGTTGACCGAGAAGGTCGAAGGTCGCGACATCTAGCGGATAAGTTGATCATTGCCTGAATGATTGCGGCCGGCGCGGGTTAACCACGTTCGAAGGCGCGGCGTCTTGCGGACTATTGCCGATGCCGCCGCAGGCCTACCTGCAATGGCAGGAGCCAAAGCCATGAAGCGTTTGATCTTTGCAGGGTGCTTGCTGCTGGCGTCGGGGGCGTCGAGCTTCGCCGACGGACTGTTCTGGGTGGTCGGCAACCGCGCCACCGGAAAATGCAATATCGTGACCAGCAATCCGGTCATCATCGGCGACATCTGGTTCGGCGACGGTCCCTACAAGTCCAGGGCCGATGCCAAGCTTGCCCGTTCGACGATCCGCGCCTGTCCCGCGCCCACGCCCGACGAGGAAAAGGCCGAGGACGGCTCGAACTAGGCTGCGCTTAATGCAGGACGCTGCCGCCGCGCTCGACCAGGCCGCGATCGGCGGCGGCGGCGTAAGCCTTTGCAAGCTCCGTCTCGAGGTGCTCGTTGATCAGGAGCAGTGCCCGCACGGCGCCGCGCAGGTCGCCGTTGCAGCTTGCGACGATCTCGTCGATCGCGCTGTCGTTCGATCTGATGCTCATCGAAAATCCTCCGGTTCAAACCAGGACAAATTCTGCCGGTCTTTCCCACATCCCCTGGGGCCTGCGAGGAGGATCGGCGCCCACCCGCGCCTAGATGGCGGAACCGACCATGGCGATTATATGGAAGCAGCGATGACGGCTGCATGAAGCTGTTCCGAGGCTTGCGTGTCGACTGAGAATACTGTTGATTCCATTGAGTTTTTACGTTCCTCAATTTTGCACATATCCACAGCCCCGGCGCTTTTGGTGGACATATGGAAAGCCGGTGGATCGAAACTGCCGCCGATCGGACCCGTAACTCCCCTGTGCCCAGGCTCTCCCGGATTCTCTCCATGATCGTAATGTCAGTCGTGGCGGCGCTGGTTCTGCTGGCGCTGGTCACGCAGGCCGGAATCGTCGCGGTGCAGCGGGCCTTTCCGCCGCAAGGCGGGATGGTCGAGGTCGACGGGGCGACGCTTCACGTCGTCGATATCGGTCCGCGCGATGCAGGCCTGCCGATCGTGATGCTGCACGGCGCAAGCTCCAATCTCGAAGCGATGCGGCGCCCGCTCGGCGATCTCCTCGCCAAAGACCATCGCGTCATCCTGGTCGACCGTCCCGGCCACGGCTGGAGCACGCGCGCGCGGCGCCAGGATTCCACCCCGCAGGTCCAGGCGCGGATGATCGACGATGCGCTTCACAAGCTGGGGATCGAGCGTGCGATCTTCGTCGTGCATTCCTGGAGCGGCGCGCTCGGTGCGCGGATTGCGCTCGATCATCCCGGCCGCGTCGCGGGCCTCGTCATGCTTGCGCCCGTCACCCATCCCTGGCGCGGCGGCGTCGGCCGTTACAACGAGATCATTGCAACGCCGGTGATCGGCCCGCTGCTCGCCTACACCGTCACGCTGCCGCTCGGCTATTTCGTCACTGAGGCCGGCGCGCGCAACGTGTTCCTGCCGCAGACGATGCCGGACGGTTTCGTGAAGGATTCCGCAACACCGCTGCTGTTGCGTCCGCGCGAATTCATCGCCAATGCCTATGATCTGGTGACGCTGAAGGAAGCGGTCGCCGCGCAAGCTCCGCGCTACGGCGAGATCAAAGCCCCGGTCACGGTCAT
The nucleotide sequence above comes from Bradyrhizobium sp. NDS-1. Encoded proteins:
- a CDS encoding alpha/beta fold hydrolase, with protein sequence MIVMSVVAALVLLALVTQAGIVAVQRAFPPQGGMVEVDGATLHVVDIGPRDAGLPIVMLHGASSNLEAMRRPLGDLLAKDHRVILVDRPGHGWSTRARRQDSTPQVQARMIDDALHKLGIERAIFVVHSWSGALGARIALDHPGRVAGLVMLAPVTHPWRGGVGRYNEIIATPVIGPLLAYTVTLPLGYFVTEAGARNVFLPQTMPDGFVKDSATPLLLRPREFIANAYDLVTLKEAVAAQAPRYGEIKAPVTVIAGEPDKTVRTNIHARPFAAMVPNAKLIVLPDLGHMVQNAVPDRVKAEIETMIGKIASAQAAAD
- a CDS encoding tetratricopeptide repeat protein; translation: MALRFPHPRTLCLALVLGSVGLAPALAQQVEPPGKQKKLPEAPAKLPKVDRSKNLEFLFGALKAAPDEASAKHVEARIWAIWIQTPSDTAALLMARAKTAVDAKKIEVAIKLLDSVIKLRPDYIEAWNRRATLYYMQNDYGRSLADIQQVLVREPRHFGALAGLGMIMQEVGDEKRALEAYRKALAVNPHLEKIPDQVKALTEKVEGRDI
- the ykgO gene encoding type B 50S ribosomal protein L36, whose protein sequence is MKVRNSLKSLRGRHRANRLVRRKGRVYVINKVQRRFKARQG